In one Lolium rigidum isolate FL_2022 chromosome 3, APGP_CSIRO_Lrig_0.1, whole genome shotgun sequence genomic region, the following are encoded:
- the LOC124697813 gene encoding probable calcium-binding protein CML21, translating into MWGAALCQDGLVMSVSSLLIAFVFQPLAKNAILTGRSILDLLGRNGDASVVPDAPRSHCKQCAARYGRDGDCGRLSGSDAAAVTASIGMPLSSSTSVCGVCEAMGVVEEVAWGSKEAAEAELREAFGVFDRDGDGYVSAAELWGVLRRLGMAEGARYEDCAAMVAAAAARHGDAGGDRVGFREFRAMMEHAV; encoded by the coding sequence ATGTGGGGAGCTGCGCTCTGCCAAGACGGTCTGGTCATGTCGGTGTCATCTCTCCTGATCGCGTTCGTGTTCCAGCCCCTGGCCAAGAACGCCATTCTCACTGGCCGTAGCATCCTCGACCTCCTCGGACGCAACGGCGACGCCAGCGTCGTCCCTGACGCCCCACGGTCGCATTGCAAGCAGTGCGCCGCGAGGTATGGCCGGGACGGGGACTGCGGGCGCCTGTCCGGCTCTGACGCCGCGGCGGTCACCGCGAGCATCGGCATGCCGCTGTCGTCGTCGACGTCGGTGTGCGGCGTCTGCGAGGCGAtgggggtggtggaggaggtggcgtgGGGCAGCAAGGAGGCCGCGGAGGCTGAGCTGCGGGAGGCGTTCGGGGTGTTCGACCGGGACGGAGACGGGTACGTGAGCGCGGCGGAGCTGTGGGGCGTGCTGCGGAGGCTCGGCATGGCCGAGGGCGCCAGGTACGAGGACTGCGCCGCCATGGTTGCCGCCGCGGCCGCACGGCACGGCGACGCCGGCGGCGACAGGGTCGGGTTCCGCGAGTTCAGGGCCATGATGGAACACGCGGTTTAG